Proteins from one Peptococcaceae bacterium genomic window:
- a CDS encoding TRAP transporter large permease subunit produces MSAEMITGLMMGSLIVSIMIGYPIAYVMGGLGTIFGFLFIGKAFSGIFVLNTYSVFADYTLVAVLLFIFMGVVIEKSGLASKLYESMYYIFGRLRGGLAVAVLITCTIFAAATGVIGASVVTMGLLALPTMLKYNYGDFCDARQARRPKRWKEH; encoded by the coding sequence ATGAGTGCCGAAATGATAACCGGATTGATGATGGGTTCATTGATTGTGTCGATAATGATAGGATACCCGATAGCATATGTCATGGGAGGACTAGGTACGATTTTCGGATTTCTTTTTATTGGGAAGGCCTTTTCGGGTATTTTCGTTTTGAACACATACAGTGTGTTTGCCGATTATACCCTGGTAGCCGTTCTCTTATTTATTTTTATGGGTGTGGTAATAGAAAAATCCGGACTGGCCAGTAAGCTTTATGAATCCATGTATTATATCTTTGGAAGGCTCCGGGGAGGGCTTGCTGTTGCCGTGTTGATTACGTGTACCATATTTGCGGCGGCAACAGGTGTAATTGGGGCTTCCGTTGTGACAATGGGGCTTTTGGCCCTTCCGACGATGCTAAAATACAATTACGGAGATTTTTGCGATGCCCGGCAAGCCCGGCGGCCCAAGCGATGGAAGGAACACAA